The Streptomyces nitrosporeus genome includes a window with the following:
- a CDS encoding heme/hemin ABC transporter substrate-binding protein, whose amino-acid sequence MRFHLYPALSVRRVARARTGRIGALAAVVALSVGLSGCGTPSGETSGTPATATKTKTATDVIEPLTTAPDPQLPVTVESADGTKVTVASADRIVPLTGSLSEIVFTLGLGERVVARDITATFEQAEELPVVTRAHDVSAEGVLSLEPTVVLADTTTGPAEAIGQIRDAGVPLVVVEPAGELADVSRRIGAVAAALGVPASGDELTARTEARIDAVRETVPAHRNGPALRVAFLYLRGSASVYLLGGAESGASSLLEAAGAVDAGKASGLTKDFTAITAEALAKAAPDAILVMSKGLDSVGGVDGLVKIPGIAETPAGMDRRVVSVDDGVLLNYGPRTDRVLAELIGRLYPEGGGQR is encoded by the coding sequence GTGCGATTTCACTTGTACCCGGCCCTATCGGTACGCCGAGTCGCGCGAGCCCGCACCGGGCGTATCGGGGCCCTGGCAGCGGTAGTTGCGCTTTCCGTAGGGCTCAGCGGCTGCGGCACCCCTTCCGGAGAAACGTCCGGCACCCCCGCGACGGCGACGAAGACCAAGACCGCCACCGACGTGATCGAGCCACTGACCACCGCACCCGATCCGCAGCTCCCGGTCACGGTGGAGTCGGCGGACGGCACGAAGGTCACCGTCGCCTCCGCCGACCGGATCGTTCCGCTCACCGGCTCGCTCAGCGAGATCGTCTTCACGCTCGGCCTCGGTGAGCGGGTGGTGGCCCGCGACATCACCGCCACCTTCGAACAGGCCGAGGAACTCCCGGTGGTGACGCGCGCCCACGACGTGTCGGCGGAAGGCGTGCTGTCGCTGGAACCGACCGTCGTCCTGGCGGACACCACGACCGGCCCGGCCGAGGCGATCGGCCAGATCCGGGACGCGGGTGTCCCGCTGGTCGTCGTCGAGCCGGCCGGGGAACTCGCCGATGTGAGCCGCCGGATCGGCGCCGTGGCCGCCGCGCTGGGCGTGCCCGCGTCCGGCGACGAGCTGACGGCGCGTACGGAGGCCCGGATCGACGCCGTACGGGAGACGGTCCCCGCGCACCGGAACGGGCCGGCCCTCCGGGTCGCCTTCCTCTATCTGCGCGGCTCGGCCTCCGTCTACCTGCTGGGCGGGGCGGAGTCCGGGGCGAGTTCGCTGCTGGAGGCGGCCGGTGCGGTGGACGCGGGCAAGGCGTCCGGGCTGACGAAGGACTTCACCGCCATCACCGCCGAGGCCCTCGCGAAGGCGGCTCCGGACGCGATCCTCGTCATGTCCAAGGGCCTGGACTCGGTGGGCGGTGTCGACGGCCTGGTGAAGATCCCCGGCATCGCGGAGACGCCCGCCGGGATGGACCGCAGGGTGGTCTCGGTCGACGACGGGGTGCTGCTGAACTACGGGCCGCGCACCGACCGCGTACTGGCCGAACTGATCGGCCGGCTCTACCCGGAGGGCGGTGGACAGCGATGA
- a CDS encoding FecCD family ABC transporter permease, which yields MTAAPHGTPATAETDAGAPAPTEPDTGAGTDTGTNAGAPAPADADVDTGAPTAPPRRRGGTYVLTAALTAALLLGCLLSAGMGAYDIPLGDVLSSVRHRTGLGGHALDRVGESVLWNVRLPRVVLALLVGASLGCAGALMQGVFGNPLAEPGVIGISSGAAVGAVASIALGLTFFGNWTGTVCAFAAGLVTVLLVYALSRSGGRTEVVTLILTGIAVNAFAGALIGLFIFFADNAQITQITFWQLGSLAQATWPKVLAVLPCALLGLLVAPFYARKLDLLALGERPARHLGVDVERLRVVLVLVVALLTAAAVAVAGVITFVGLLVPHLLRMANGPGHRFLVPGSALGGALVLVAGDLAARTVADPAELPLGVLTALIGSPFFFWLLRRTRRKQGGWA from the coding sequence ATGACGGCCGCCCCGCACGGCACACCCGCCACGGCGGAAACGGACGCGGGCGCCCCCGCCCCGACGGAGCCGGACACGGGCGCGGGCACAGACACAGGCACGAACGCAGGTGCCCCCGCCCCGGCGGACGCGGACGTGGACACGGGCGCGCCCACCGCACCGCCCCGGCGGCGCGGTGGGACCTACGTCCTCACCGCCGCCCTCACGGCGGCCCTGCTCCTCGGCTGCCTGCTGTCGGCCGGCATGGGCGCGTACGACATCCCGCTCGGGGACGTCCTGTCCTCCGTCCGGCACCGGACCGGCCTGGGCGGGCACGCCCTGGACCGGGTCGGCGAGAGCGTCCTGTGGAACGTACGCCTCCCCCGGGTCGTCCTGGCCCTGCTCGTCGGGGCGTCGCTCGGCTGCGCGGGCGCCCTGATGCAGGGGGTGTTCGGCAACCCGCTCGCCGAACCGGGGGTCATCGGGATCTCCTCCGGTGCGGCGGTCGGCGCGGTCGCCTCGATCGCGCTCGGGCTGACCTTCTTCGGCAACTGGACCGGCACCGTCTGCGCGTTCGCCGCGGGGCTGGTCACCGTGCTCCTGGTGTACGCGCTGTCGCGCTCGGGCGGGCGTACGGAGGTGGTGACGCTGATCCTCACGGGTATCGCCGTGAACGCCTTCGCGGGCGCGCTGATCGGCCTGTTCATCTTCTTCGCGGACAACGCGCAGATCACCCAGATCACCTTCTGGCAGCTGGGTTCGCTGGCCCAGGCGACCTGGCCGAAGGTGCTGGCCGTACTGCCCTGCGCGCTGCTGGGCCTGCTGGTGGCCCCCTTCTACGCGAGGAAGCTGGACCTGCTGGCCCTCGGCGAACGGCCCGCCCGGCACCTGGGGGTGGACGTCGAACGGCTGCGGGTCGTGCTGGTCCTGGTCGTCGCCCTGCTGACGGCCGCCGCCGTCGCGGTCGCGGGCGTCATCACCTTCGTCGGCCTGCTCGTCCCCCACCTGCTGCGGATGGCCAACGGCCCCGGGCACCGCTTCCTCGTCCCGGGTAGCGCGCTCGGCGGGGCACTGGTGCTGGTCGCGGGTGACCTCGCGGCCCGTACCGTCGCCGACCCGGCCGAACTGCCGCTCGGTGTACTGACCGCTCTCATCGGCAGCCCGTTCTTCTTCTGGCTGCTGCGCAGGACCCGTCG